The Edaphobacter sp. 12200R-103 genome contains a region encoding:
- a CDS encoding SDR family NAD(P)-dependent oxidoreductase: MNAFQDKVVIVTGGSSGIGRSSAFQFAAAGAHVLITGRRAERLDEASQDHPHIEPVVADTSRPEDAFRTVSSAIERWGRLDVLVNNAGAGAIMPLAEVSADRITDIFAVNVLGPSLLAKEALPHLKEAKGSIINISSTYGSKAGAGLSHYGASKAALEYLTRAWALELAPAGIRVNAIAVGPTESGALTGMMGLTAEQAESVKQHEQKQIPLGRRGLPDEVARWILSFANPENEWVTGQIFGVDGGLGLT; encoded by the coding sequence ATGAATGCTTTTCAAGATAAAGTTGTGATCGTCACAGGCGGAAGCTCGGGAATTGGACGATCGTCCGCCTTTCAGTTTGCTGCCGCGGGAGCGCACGTACTGATCACCGGCAGGCGGGCAGAACGCCTGGATGAGGCCTCCCAGGATCATCCCCACATTGAGCCCGTTGTAGCCGATACATCCAGACCGGAGGATGCCTTCCGGACAGTCTCCAGCGCCATCGAGCGATGGGGAAGACTGGACGTCCTCGTAAATAATGCCGGTGCAGGCGCCATCATGCCGCTGGCAGAGGTCAGCGCTGACCGCATCACCGACATCTTCGCCGTCAACGTCTTAGGACCCTCCCTTCTTGCAAAAGAGGCGTTACCGCATCTCAAAGAGGCGAAGGGATCGATCATCAATATATCGAGCACGTACGGATCGAAAGCAGGCGCCGGCCTCTCCCATTATGGAGCGAGCAAAGCTGCTCTCGAATACCTGACTCGCGCCTGGGCGCTGGAGCTGGCCCCAGCAGGTATCCGTGTCAACGCAATTGCTGTAGGTCCGACAGAGTCTGGCGCTCTCACAGGCATGATGGGTCTCACTGCAGAGCAAGCCGAATCGGTAAAACAACATGAGCAGAAGCAGATTCCTCTCGGACGCCGCGGTTTACCCGATGAGGTAGCTCGCTGGATTCTCTCATTTGCAAACCCGGAAAACGAATGGGTTACAGGACAGATCTTCGGTGTCGACGGCGGCCTCGGACTTACCTGA
- a CDS encoding alpha/beta fold hydrolase, whose protein sequence is MSTITAKDGTTIYYKDWGSGPVVTFSHGWPLNSDAWDSQLHFLAERGFRVVAHDRRGHGRSGQAWSGNDMNGYADDLAAVIEALDLKDVTLVGHSTGGGEVARYIGRHGTKRVAAAVLIAAVPPIMLKSASNPEGIPIEVFDQSRAGLTKDRSQFYKDFAQPFYGANRPGANVSQGTLDQFWLWSMQGGLKNIYDCIKAFSETDFTEDLKKFDVPTLIMHGEDDQIVPINDTGRKSAQLIKGAKKIYYPGLPHGLTTTHADRINADLLEFLQSVQNASRAA, encoded by the coding sequence ATGAGCACGATTACGGCGAAAGATGGGACGACCATCTATTACAAAGACTGGGGCAGCGGCCCCGTCGTTACGTTTTCGCACGGCTGGCCACTAAACTCCGACGCATGGGACAGCCAGCTACACTTCCTTGCGGAGCGAGGTTTCCGTGTTGTTGCCCACGATCGTCGGGGGCATGGCCGCTCCGGTCAAGCATGGTCCGGAAATGACATGAATGGATACGCCGACGATCTGGCTGCCGTTATTGAGGCGCTTGATCTCAAAGACGTTACACTGGTCGGCCATTCAACTGGTGGAGGCGAGGTCGCACGCTATATCGGGCGCCACGGTACAAAGCGAGTTGCCGCAGCCGTACTGATCGCCGCCGTACCACCGATCATGCTGAAATCCGCTTCCAATCCGGAGGGGATTCCTATCGAAGTGTTTGACCAGTCGCGCGCAGGCCTTACAAAGGACCGCTCGCAGTTCTATAAAGACTTTGCCCAACCGTTCTACGGGGCGAATCGGCCGGGCGCAAATGTCTCACAAGGGACACTGGATCAATTCTGGTTGTGGAGTATGCAGGGCGGGCTCAAAAACATCTACGACTGCATTAAAGCATTCTCCGAGACTGACTTCACTGAGGATCTCAAGAAATTCGACGTGCCCACACTGATTATGCATGGTGAAGATGATCAGATCGTGCCGATCAATGACACTGGAAGAAAATCGGCGCAACTCATCAAGGGAGCGAAGAAGATCTATTATCCCGGCCTGCCGCATGGCCTCACCACAACGCATGCTGATCGAATTAACGCCGATCTGCTGGAGTTTCTGCAATCAGTTCAAAATGCCAGCAGAGCCGCGTAA
- a CDS encoding cupin domain-containing protein → MKIAKLILCLICLSPAWLPAQEAKVTEVMSKDLSDFPGKEGLIITVVYPPGASDPIHRHNAHAFVYVLEGSIVMQVKGGKEVTLTPGQSFYEGPNDVHVVGRNASKTKPAKFVVFLVKDKGAPVLTPVK, encoded by the coding sequence ATGAAGATCGCAAAGCTTATTTTGTGTCTCATATGCCTTAGTCCCGCTTGGCTGCCAGCGCAGGAAGCCAAGGTGACTGAAGTCATGTCGAAAGATCTATCTGATTTTCCCGGCAAAGAAGGTTTGATCATCACGGTTGTTTATCCGCCGGGAGCTTCCGATCCAATACATCGTCACAATGCACACGCATTTGTTTACGTGCTGGAAGGCTCGATTGTGATGCAGGTCAAGGGCGGGAAAGAAGTCACCCTGACGCCTGGCCAGAGCTTCTACGAAGGCCCCAATGACGTTCATGTCGTTGGCCGGAACGCAAGCAAAACCAAGCCAGCGAAATTTGTTGTGTTTCTGGTGAAGGACAAGGGCGCTCCGGTGCTGACACCCGTGAAGTAA
- a CDS encoding SDR family oxidoreductase, translating to MKVIVIGGTGLIGSKLVSKLREHGHDAVPASPNTGVNTITGEGLAEVLKGASVVVDVSNSPSFEETVAMNFFNTATRNLIQYGKAAGVQHYVALSVVGTDRLATPRPSDGEKTIRGYFRAKLAQEKLIQESSIPFSIVHATQFFEFVKSIADTSSDGTTVRVAPVLIQPMAADDVASAVGRVAVGAPVNGIVEVGGPQQFRIDEFVRLGLAAHNDPRKVIADPAAGYFGVEVDDRTLVPGKDARLGETRFEAWLAQSVKQPANASPSSPASASVASR from the coding sequence ATGAAAGTCATCGTTATCGGCGGCACTGGTCTCATTGGATCGAAACTTGTCAGCAAGCTTCGCGAGCACGGACACGATGCTGTACCAGCATCCCCCAATACAGGCGTCAATACTATTACCGGTGAGGGACTCGCAGAAGTGCTGAAAGGAGCCTCCGTTGTAGTGGACGTATCGAACTCTCCCTCTTTCGAGGAGACAGTTGCCATGAACTTTTTCAATACCGCCACGCGCAACCTCATTCAATACGGAAAGGCCGCTGGCGTGCAGCATTACGTTGCACTGTCGGTTGTAGGGACGGATCGCCTGGCCACGCCACGGCCTTCTGATGGGGAAAAGACGATTCGCGGATACTTCCGGGCGAAGCTCGCGCAGGAGAAGCTGATTCAGGAGTCTTCGATCCCGTTTTCGATTGTCCACGCGACCCAGTTCTTCGAGTTCGTCAAGAGCATTGCCGATACTTCAAGCGACGGCACAACAGTTCGAGTGGCGCCCGTGCTCATCCAGCCCATGGCGGCCGACGATGTAGCCTCTGCCGTCGGGCGGGTTGCGGTTGGCGCACCAGTCAACGGGATCGTTGAAGTGGGCGGACCTCAACAGTTCCGCATCGACGAATTCGTGCGACTGGGCCTCGCTGCGCACAATGATCCACGCAAGGTAATCGCCGATCCTGCTGCCGGTTACTTCGGGGTTGAAGTTGACGATCGCACGTTGGTGCCTGGGAAGGACGCCAGATTGGGCGAAACGCGTTTTGAAGCGTGGCTTGCTCAGTCTGTAAAGCAGCCCGCAAATGCAAGCCCCTCATCCCCAGCAAGCGCGTCAGTTGCCTCTCGCTAA
- a CDS encoding peroxidase family protein — MSPKSASVRNHCLAPARANVAIDAPLDPTMYVRLFPELPSFRANEQFLRALGRAGGICDCTDTDDAPDSLSEAAAGWPIFGQFVAHDITADRSTLQSHTNTEKLRNARSPQLNLECLYGDGPTGHPFLYQRDDPAKFLLGVEEADLQRNGEETAIIGDPRNDSHMLISQLHLAMLKAHNSFVDEARRARVADDHLFDEAARQLRWHYQWIVLNEFLPALVGPTLADQVLQEGPQWFHSGHRGGIPLEFADAAYRYGHSQIRHRYRLNLQTNPLPLFPDLLGFRSVPRQHAVNWKLLFDAPGVTSAQRAKKIDGTLVRPLIELPEAVTGECEIEDYHSLAVRDLQRGQGVGLPSGEAVARHLGIIPLTPEQVGIASTGWAGETPLWYYILREADVCTGGHRLGPVGGRIVSEVLVGLVDKDETSFRRSHQEWRPRKTLSDLLAS, encoded by the coding sequence ATGAGCCCAAAAAGCGCATCAGTTCGAAATCATTGCCTGGCTCCGGCACGAGCCAACGTGGCAATCGATGCACCGCTTGATCCCACAATGTACGTCCGATTGTTCCCAGAGCTGCCATCCTTTCGGGCTAACGAACAATTCCTGCGTGCGCTGGGTCGTGCAGGCGGCATCTGCGATTGCACGGACACCGATGATGCTCCCGATTCCCTCAGCGAGGCTGCGGCCGGCTGGCCTATCTTCGGTCAGTTTGTGGCTCACGATATCACGGCGGACCGCTCCACTTTGCAATCTCACACGAATACGGAAAAGTTACGCAACGCACGCAGTCCGCAACTTAATCTTGAATGCCTGTACGGCGACGGACCAACGGGGCACCCGTTCCTCTATCAACGCGACGATCCTGCGAAGTTCCTGCTCGGAGTGGAAGAAGCGGATCTTCAGAGAAACGGAGAAGAGACTGCGATCATAGGTGACCCTCGGAACGACTCTCACATGCTGATTTCGCAACTGCATCTCGCTATGCTGAAGGCCCACAATTCGTTCGTGGATGAAGCTAGAAGGGCGAGGGTTGCCGATGATCATCTGTTCGATGAAGCGGCTCGACAGTTGCGATGGCACTACCAATGGATCGTCCTCAACGAATTCCTGCCTGCTCTTGTCGGACCAACGCTTGCAGACCAGGTGCTTCAAGAGGGTCCGCAATGGTTCCATTCTGGTCATCGGGGAGGCATACCGCTGGAATTTGCCGATGCAGCCTATCGGTACGGACATTCTCAGATCCGTCATCGCTACCGATTAAATTTACAAACCAATCCCTTGCCGCTCTTTCCTGACCTTCTGGGATTTCGCTCTGTTCCGCGCCAGCATGCCGTCAACTGGAAACTACTTTTCGATGCACCGGGCGTGACATCGGCGCAACGTGCAAAAAAGATCGATGGAACGTTAGTGCGGCCGCTGATTGAATTACCGGAGGCCGTCACCGGCGAGTGCGAGATCGAAGATTATCATTCTCTCGCCGTTCGCGATCTGCAACGAGGGCAGGGGGTTGGACTGCCGTCCGGCGAAGCAGTGGCCCGTCATCTTGGCATCATCCCTCTCACTCCAGAGCAGGTTGGCATCGCTTCAACAGGGTGGGCTGGCGAAACTCCCCTGTGGTACTACATCCTCCGCGAAGCTGACGTCTGTACAGGTGGTCATCGGCTTGGCCCGGTTGGTGGCCGGATTGTGAGCGAAGTTTTGGTCGGACTCGTGGATAAAGACGAGACATCCTTTCGTCGAAGCCATCAGGAATGGCGCCCGCGAAAAACACTTAGCGATTTGCTGGCATCTTGA
- a CDS encoding TMEM175 family protein, translating into MTAGRLEAFSDGVIAIIITIMVLEMKVPHGSSFSDLRPLLPIFLSYILSFFYVGIYWNNHHHMLHVCAAVTGSILWANLHLLFWLSLFPFTTGWMGENHFTALPTALYGIVLLMAAIAYYLLQQAIIRSQGSNSILKKAIGHDWKGKLSPLLYIVAIAATLHSSWMAQTVLVVAALIWLIPDRRIERRLELSQSLTIDPR; encoded by the coding sequence ATGACCGCGGGAAGACTGGAAGCATTTAGCGACGGAGTCATAGCAATCATTATCACAATCATGGTGTTGGAGATGAAGGTGCCGCACGGCAGTAGTTTTAGCGATTTGAGGCCGCTCCTACCCATATTTCTCAGTTACATCCTGAGCTTTTTCTATGTCGGCATCTATTGGAATAATCATCATCATATGCTGCATGTCTGTGCAGCGGTAACAGGATCGATACTTTGGGCCAATCTGCATCTGCTGTTCTGGCTTTCGTTGTTTCCATTCACAACTGGGTGGATGGGGGAAAACCATTTCACGGCACTGCCCACTGCGCTCTACGGGATAGTGTTATTGATGGCTGCAATTGCATATTACCTGCTTCAACAGGCGATCATTCGGTCCCAGGGGTCGAATTCAATCCTAAAGAAAGCTATTGGGCACGACTGGAAAGGAAAATTGTCGCCGCTGCTATACATCGTAGCGATTGCTGCCACTCTGCATTCTTCGTGGATGGCACAGACGGTTCTTGTGGTTGCCGCACTAATCTGGCTGATTCCGGATCGGCGTATCGAGAGGCGTCTCGAGCTTTCACAGAGCCTGACGATCGACCCTCGGTAG
- a CDS encoding RNA polymerase sigma-70 factor produces MTIAMTEESTPEMLSSGLSSGAGEYDDALLAFSEVRPRLFGIAYRMLGSAAEAEDITQDVWLRWQATDRSVVENPPAFLATITTRMCINFAQSARSRREIYVGPWLPEPVDTSSDPLLGAERGEALELAVLLLLEKLSPTERAAYVLREAFDYSYRQIADILQMEEPNIRQLVSRARKHISNGRRTPVSSDEQRRLLEIFIDAAQKGDISALEDLFAEDVVSYSDGGGVIRTAARALISGRERVAKFITAFASHFWAGVSLRWLNVNGQISVLISHGGMPATMVMIDASAEGIHQVMWIMRPSKLTAVSAVRSIA; encoded by the coding sequence ATGACTATTGCAATGACAGAAGAATCAACGCCGGAAATGCTTTCATCGGGTCTTAGCTCGGGAGCTGGAGAATACGACGATGCTCTCTTAGCTTTTTCCGAGGTGCGTCCGCGTTTGTTCGGTATCGCTTACCGCATGCTTGGAAGTGCGGCTGAGGCTGAGGATATAACCCAAGATGTTTGGTTGCGATGGCAAGCTACTGATCGCAGCGTAGTCGAAAATCCGCCGGCATTTCTGGCGACGATAACGACACGAATGTGTATCAATTTCGCTCAGAGCGCCAGGTCCCGCCGAGAAATCTATGTTGGTCCGTGGCTTCCTGAGCCGGTGGACACCAGCAGCGATCCATTGTTGGGTGCAGAACGTGGAGAAGCATTGGAGTTGGCGGTCCTGCTTCTCTTAGAGAAGCTATCTCCTACGGAACGCGCCGCTTATGTTCTGCGCGAAGCATTCGATTACTCCTATCGCCAGATTGCGGATATCCTGCAAATGGAAGAGCCAAATATCCGCCAGCTGGTCTCCCGCGCACGTAAACATATTTCAAATGGGCGACGTACACCTGTTAGCTCGGATGAACAACGGCGGCTTCTGGAAATCTTTATTGATGCCGCCCAGAAGGGAGATATTTCCGCGCTGGAAGATCTCTTTGCGGAGGATGTCGTCTCCTATTCGGATGGCGGGGGCGTTATACGTACTGCGGCTCGGGCCTTGATCTCTGGCCGCGAGCGCGTTGCAAAGTTCATCACAGCCTTCGCCTCACATTTCTGGGCAGGCGTGTCGCTTAGGTGGCTCAATGTCAATGGGCAAATATCCGTTCTTATATCGCATGGAGGTATGCCAGCTACTATGGTGATGATTGATGCTTCGGCAGAAGGCATTCATCAAGTTATGTGGATTATGAGACCTAGCAAGCTGACTGCAGTTTCTGCTGTAAGAAGCATTGCGTGA
- a CDS encoding Dps family protein, with translation MIKESKRELEDRRIAAHTQHTDIASESVKEISGALTVLLADVFALYIKTKNFHWHMSGPHFRDYHLLLDEHGDQLFAMTDDIAERARKIGGTTLRSIRHIAQIKRIEDNDADYVTPQDMLSELWEDNKALVLSMKSLHDLCDAAGDVATTSVLENWIDETQRRAWFLYETSRD, from the coding sequence ATGATTAAGGAATCGAAGCGGGAGTTAGAGGACCGTAGGATAGCGGCTCACACGCAACATACAGATATCGCATCGGAATCCGTAAAAGAAATTTCTGGTGCCCTTACAGTCTTGCTGGCGGATGTCTTTGCCTTGTATATAAAGACAAAAAATTTTCACTGGCACATGAGCGGACCTCACTTTCGCGACTACCATCTTTTGCTGGATGAACATGGAGACCAACTCTTCGCGATGACTGACGACATCGCGGAAAGGGCTCGCAAGATCGGTGGTACAACACTGCGGTCTATCCGGCACATCGCACAGATCAAGCGCATCGAGGACAACGATGCAGACTACGTTACTCCCCAGGATATGCTCAGTGAACTTTGGGAGGACAATAAGGCGCTTGTCCTTAGTATGAAGAGCTTGCATGATCTCTGCGATGCCGCCGGGGATGTAGCTACAACCAGTGTTCTAGAAAACTGGATTGATGAGACCCAACGGCGCGCCTGGTTCCTTTACGAAACGAGCCGCGATTAA
- a CDS encoding sigma-70 family RNA polymerase sigma factor has protein sequence MGIFIHSKKPDTPITVVGKEFQMTQPEKMQSSSIDGFLSPADSQLPSKVESNGYDGLPAFLKIRRSLFGLAYRMTGSAAEAEDIVQEVWLRWQTTNRSRVLDPSAFLRTTTIRICMNLYQSARLRREIYFGEWLFEPIDIAADPSLSAERNEALKSAVIMLLEKLRPAERAAYILREAFDYSYCTIAELLRLTEPNVRQLLTRARKRIAGVSWTQPKRIERQDLIEIFTCAAQNGNLAELECFFVSEAASSSRMSVALGS, from the coding sequence ATGGGGATTTTCATCCATTCGAAGAAACCGGATACTCCAATCACCGTCGTAGGGAAGGAGTTCCAAATGACTCAGCCTGAGAAGATGCAGTCCAGCTCCATAGATGGTTTTCTATCACCGGCCGATTCTCAACTTCCCTCTAAAGTAGAGTCTAATGGCTATGATGGACTCCCTGCATTCCTCAAGATACGTCGTAGCCTTTTCGGTCTCGCATACCGCATGACCGGAAGCGCAGCGGAAGCTGAGGATATTGTCCAGGAGGTTTGGCTGCGTTGGCAGACTACAAATCGGAGCAGGGTTCTCGATCCTTCCGCCTTCTTAAGGACCACGACTATACGAATATGTATGAACCTGTATCAATCCGCCCGGCTGCGCCGTGAGATATATTTCGGCGAGTGGCTGTTTGAGCCAATTGATATCGCCGCCGATCCAAGTCTAAGTGCTGAACGTAATGAGGCGTTGAAATCTGCAGTCATCATGTTGCTCGAAAAGCTGCGCCCGGCGGAGCGAGCAGCATATATTCTTCGGGAAGCCTTCGACTACTCCTATTGCACGATCGCTGAGCTCCTTCGCTTGACTGAGCCAAATGTTCGGCAACTGCTCACTCGCGCACGCAAACGAATTGCCGGGGTTTCCTGGACACAACCAAAACGCATAGAACGACAGGATCTTATAGAGATATTTACCTGCGCAGCTCAAAATGGAAATCTTGCTGAGCTAGAGTGCTTCTTCGTCTCAGAAGCAGCATCCTCAAGTCGCATGAGTGTTGCGCTGGGAAGCTGA
- a CDS encoding response regulator transcription factor — MTKKIRILAVDDHPLLREGIAATIGSEEDIELVADAVNGREAIELFRHHRPDVTLMDLQMPDMNGIEAIVAIRKEFPTARFVVLTTYQGDVQAVRALRAGASGYLLKSMLRKDLLDTIRAVHAGKRRIPPEIASELANYMMEDALTEREIEVLRRVASGNSNKIIGAQLNVSEATIKGHMKSILSKLGANDRTHAVTIAIKRGFIDG; from the coding sequence ATGACGAAAAAAATCAGAATTCTTGCTGTTGATGATCATCCTCTGCTTCGCGAAGGGATAGCTGCGACCATCGGCAGTGAAGAAGACATAGAACTCGTTGCAGATGCAGTCAATGGACGGGAAGCCATCGAACTCTTCCGTCACCATCGTCCTGACGTCACATTGATGGATTTACAGATGCCAGATATGAACGGGATCGAAGCGATCGTGGCTATACGAAAGGAATTCCCGACTGCTCGTTTTGTTGTGCTTACTACCTATCAAGGCGACGTACAGGCTGTCCGCGCCCTTAGGGCAGGGGCCTCCGGATATCTCCTCAAGAGCATGTTGCGGAAGGATCTTTTAGACACAATTCGCGCAGTGCATGCCGGAAAACGAAGAATACCGCCCGAGATTGCATCCGAGCTGGCGAATTACATGATGGAAGATGCTTTGACGGAGAGGGAGATCGAAGTATTGCGACGAGTTGCTTCCGGGAATTCCAATAAGATCATCGGTGCGCAGCTAAACGTTTCTGAAGCCACTATCAAGGGGCATATGAAGAGCATTCTTTCGAAGCTGGGAGCAAACGATCGCACCCATGCGGTGACCATTGCTATCAAACGCGGTTTCATCGACGGTTAG